GACGAGATCACGCTCGGCGTCCGCATCGAGGACGGCCGGGTCGCCGAGATCGCGTGGACGGGCCACGGCTGCGCGATCTCGCAGGCGTCGGCGTCGATGCTCGTCGGCGTGCTCGACGGCGTGGACCTCGACACGGCCCACGCGCGCGCCGCCGCGTTCCGCGAGGTCATGCGCAGCCGCGGTGCATCGCACCTCGACCCGGAGGAGTTCGGCGACGCCGTCGCGCTCGACGGGGTCTCCCGGTACATGGGCCGCGTCAAGTGCGCGATGCTGCCGTGGACGACGCTGGAGGAGGCGCTCCGCGCGGGCTGACGCGGCCGGTCCTCCCCGCCCGTCCCTCCTCGCGCGGGGCGGTGCAGAGTGGAGGGGCGGCGGCCGTGCGGGCCGGCGACCTACGACACGAGGAGGATCCGTGGCCCCCGACGACGACATGCCGAGCACCATCCGCCGCTCCCCCGAGCATGCGCAGGCCACCTGGTCGGCGGCGCACGCGGCGGCCGAGGAGCAGTACGGATCCGGCGAGCGCGCCGAGCGCACCGCCTTCGCCGCGCTCAAGCACGGCTTCGAGAAGGTCGGCGATCACTGGGAGCCCAAGGCGTCGGCGGGGCCGTCGGACGCGGGAGCCGAGGACCGCGGTGCGGGCACGGCGGGCGGGGTCGACGCGAACGCCTCGAAGGCGCACCTGACGGAGGTCGCGCGCCGCCTCGACGTCACCGGCCGCAGCCGCATGACGAAGGACGAGCTGGTGGACGGGATCCGGAAGGCGAACGACCGGGAGACCCGGCGGGCGCGCGAGCGCGACAGCTGAGGCGGGGCGGGCGGGGCGGGCGCCCCTAGGGGAGGTCGACGCGGAACAGCGCGCACTCCGTGTCGTAGTAGGCGCGCGTGCGGCCGAGGGGGCGCATCCCGATCCGTCGGCACACGGCCTGCGACGGCGCGTTGGCCGGGTTCGTCACCGCGAGCACGCGCGACAGCCCG
This window of the Clavibacter sepedonicus genome carries:
- the sufU gene encoding Fe-S cluster assembly sulfur transfer protein SufU, which codes for MSAPASGGGALYQELILDHSRTPEGQGDPTGWPLHAHQVNPTCGDEITLGVRIEDGRVAEIAWTGHGCAISQASASMLVGVLDGVDLDTAHARAAAFREVMRSRGASHLDPEEFGDAVALDGVSRYMGRVKCAMLPWTTLEEALRAG
- a CDS encoding ChaB family protein, translating into MAPDDDMPSTIRRSPEHAQATWSAAHAAAEEQYGSGERAERTAFAALKHGFEKVGDHWEPKASAGPSDAGAEDRGAGTAGGVDANASKAHLTEVARRLDVTGRSRMTKDELVDGIRKANDRETRRARERDS